From a region of the Thermosipho melanesiensis BI429 genome:
- a CDS encoding RNA polymerase sigma factor, producing the protein MNEDGQISWKNEKKFIKALKKGDEWAYRRLYRDFAPKIGSFAKTYFGTDDVDDIVQEVMFRVFKGIKKFKGNSSLSTWIYRITMNVCNTYYEKYKKKNEKVFSVETDDTEDIEVDIPDKETDVQKEVESEILYEKINKALEKLPERDRVLIKLRDIDELSYQEIADILNIPEGTVKSRLHNARKLFQKILKEEGIV; encoded by the coding sequence ATGAATGAAGATGGTCAAATTAGTTGGAAAAACGAAAAAAAGTTTATAAAAGCCCTCAAAAAAGGTGATGAGTGGGCTTATAGGAGGCTATATAGAGATTTTGCACCGAAAATTGGTTCTTTTGCAAAGACTTATTTTGGAACTGACGATGTAGATGATATAGTTCAAGAGGTTATGTTTAGGGTATTTAAAGGGATTAAAAAATTTAAGGGAAATTCTTCTTTATCTACTTGGATATATAGGATAACTATGAATGTCTGTAATACATATTATGAAAAATACAAAAAGAAAAACGAAAAGGTATTTAGTGTGGAAACAGATGATACAGAAGATATAGAAGTGGATATTCCGGACAAAGAGACAGATGTACAAAAAGAAGTGGAATCAGAGATATTATATGAAAAAATAAATAAAGCACTAGAGAAGTTGCCAGAAAGAGATAGAGTTTTAATAAAACTTAGGGATATCGATGAGCTGTCCTACCAGGAAATAGCTGATATTTTAAATATTCCAGAGGGCACTGTAAAAAGTAGACTTCACAATGCAAGAAAATTATTCCAAAAGATACTTAAGGAGGAAGGTATAGTATGA
- a CDS encoding DUF72 domain-containing protein — MTYIGTSGFQFDDWIGKVYPNNIKKSNMLRFYVWKYRFNTVELNYTFYRMPSYKSIVSLLRNTPNNFLFSVKLFGGITHEREIDYVENFLKATKEIEKEKRLVGYLAQFPFSFKRNKDNEMFLYKLSKKINNLFVEFRHVSWKDFKTDDFEIITIDQPKLKDFYPFQMNANKRLYVRLHGRNTKWFESNAKTRYNYKYKREELLTIYNEIKEFKGEKYIYFNNCYNGYALLNALEFRKIIGGEELELFRT; from the coding sequence ATGACCTACATTGGAACAAGTGGTTTTCAATTTGACGATTGGATAGGAAAGGTTTATCCAAACAATATAAAGAAAAGTAATATGTTAAGGTTCTATGTTTGGAAATACCGGTTCAACACAGTTGAACTTAACTACACATTCTACCGAATGCCATCGTATAAGAGTATAGTATCGCTTCTTAGAAATACCCCCAACAATTTTCTTTTTTCCGTCAAATTGTTTGGTGGCATAACCCATGAAAGGGAAATAGATTACGTAGAAAATTTTCTAAAAGCAACAAAGGAAATTGAAAAAGAAAAAAGACTTGTTGGGTATCTTGCTCAATTTCCATTTTCATTTAAAAGAAATAAAGATAACGAAATGTTTTTGTATAAACTTTCTAAAAAGATAAACAATCTATTTGTTGAATTTAGACATGTTTCATGGAAAGACTTCAAAACAGATGATTTTGAAATAATAACAATAGATCAACCAAAACTAAAAGATTTTTATCCTTTTCAAATGAATGCAAATAAAAGGTTATACGTCCGACTTCATGGAAGAAACACAAAATGGTTTGAATCAAATGCTAAGACAAGGTATAATTACAAGTATAAAAGGGAAGAACTTTTAACTATATACAATGAGATAAAAGAATTTAAAGGAGAAAAATATATATATTTTAACAATTGCTACAACGGATACGCACTACTTAATGCACTTGAATTTAGAAAGATAATTGGTGGTGAAGAACTTGAGCTCTTTAGAACATAA